From a single Eleginops maclovinus isolate JMC-PN-2008 ecotype Puerto Natales chromosome 20, JC_Emac_rtc_rv5, whole genome shotgun sequence genomic region:
- the LOC134882521 gene encoding probable transmembrane reductase CYB561D1 isoform X1, whose product MPSDVEYSPVGEGLGMRDFWLYVWLRRAAMIAAHVTGLGLTLTICLLSRPGTSLFSWHPVCMSVAYCLCMTEGILLFSAEGSPFCFMSRKGKVRLHWFCQALVLIAAATGLGFMVASKNVSELPHLLTWHSVLGVCTLAATVLQAACGVCVLFPKLLRLSSSPLRLKLYHATCGLVVYLLATVTVVSAMFSDWFQATVKGLAWWAFLLLPLFPALVVMNQITNAYLPRKKITS is encoded by the exons ATGCCGTCCGATGTGGAGTACAGCCCGGTGGGAGAGGGGCTGGGGATGCGGGACTTCTGGCTGTATGTGTGGCTGCGCAGGGCGGCGATGATAGCGGCTCATGTCACCGGCCTGGGCCTGACCCTCACCATCTGCCTGCTGTCCAGACCCGGAACCA GTCTGTTCTCTTGGCATCCAGTGTGTATGTCTGTCGCA taCTGCCTGTGTATGACTGAAGGCATCCTCCTCTTCTCGGCTGAAGGATCCCCCTTCTGCTTCATGTCTCGGAAAGGTAAAGTCCGTCTGCACTGGTTCTGTCAGGCTCTGGTCCTGATAGCCGCGGCCACCGGGCTGGGCTTCATGGTGGCCAGTAAGAACGTGTCGGAGCTCCCCCACCTGCTGACCTGGCACAGCGTGCTGGGGGTCTGCACTCTGGCTGCGACTGTGCTGCAGGCGGCCTGCGGCGTCTGCGTTCTCTTCCCTAAGCTGCTGCGCCTTTCCTCCTCCCCACTGAGGCTGAAGCTGTACCATGCCACCTGCGGCCTGGTGGTCTACCTGCTGGCCACAGTCACCGTGGTGTCGGCCATGTTTTCGGACTGGTTCCAGGCCACGGTGAAAGGCCTGGCCTGGTGGGCTTTCCTCCTGCTGCCCCTCTTCCCCGCCCTGGTGGTGATGAACCAGATCACTAACGCCTACCTGCCACGCAAGAAGATCACCAGCTAG
- the LOC134882521 gene encoding probable transmembrane reductase CYB561D1 isoform X2: MMGHHQSLSHENFLYKHPASPYCLCMTEGILLFSAEGSPFCFMSRKGKVRLHWFCQALVLIAAATGLGFMVASKNVSELPHLLTWHSVLGVCTLAATVLQAACGVCVLFPKLLRLSSSPLRLKLYHATCGLVVYLLATVTVVSAMFSDWFQATVKGLAWWAFLLLPLFPALVVMNQITNAYLPRKKITS, encoded by the exons ATGATGGGGCATCACCAGTCTCTCAGCCATGAAAACTTCCTGTATAAACATCCTGCCTCTCCT taCTGCCTGTGTATGACTGAAGGCATCCTCCTCTTCTCGGCTGAAGGATCCCCCTTCTGCTTCATGTCTCGGAAAGGTAAAGTCCGTCTGCACTGGTTCTGTCAGGCTCTGGTCCTGATAGCCGCGGCCACCGGGCTGGGCTTCATGGTGGCCAGTAAGAACGTGTCGGAGCTCCCCCACCTGCTGACCTGGCACAGCGTGCTGGGGGTCTGCACTCTGGCTGCGACTGTGCTGCAGGCGGCCTGCGGCGTCTGCGTTCTCTTCCCTAAGCTGCTGCGCCTTTCCTCCTCCCCACTGAGGCTGAAGCTGTACCATGCCACCTGCGGCCTGGTGGTCTACCTGCTGGCCACAGTCACCGTGGTGTCGGCCATGTTTTCGGACTGGTTCCAGGCCACGGTGAAAGGCCTGGCCTGGTGGGCTTTCCTCCTGCTGCCCCTCTTCCCCGCCCTGGTGGTGATGAACCAGATCACTAACGCCTACCTGCCACGCAAGAAGATCACCAGCTAG
- the LOC134882519 gene encoding 52 kDa repressor of the inhibitor of the protein kinase-like, with amino-acid sequence MSFFCCIYLVSQHVEGELPAASSSSNETALPGNSAVEEQRDAAAPEVAEDVRVRQAAECEVAQPSSVLDSDLGFFIDATKSIEEIAQAVCQMSDGQKYNLVKNHVRPSKHFIFPTTFIGGCNRAFRYDWFEEHGWWLVYSMKLDGAFCICCALFLNATERKQSTSLINAPFSKWHKKTKIIGSHQSKANHLVAFERAKLFRQSHENPNTRISVRMDSAKETNIKENRHILKCVAEAVLYCGRQCIALRGSAEQQHCSGNPGNFLALLKLLSNHDEKLKQHLEKPKLKNATYLSPQSQNEMIDVIGKHMIQAKIVEEVRHAQMYTVLADEVTSHNEELMPMCVRFVDKDLNIREELLEICTLPRITGRHIASAIKDVLSHLSIEIADCRGQGYDGASNMSSENVGVQALIKKDAPKAVYMHCNGHCLNLVIARSCALPVVRNMIDKMKYIVMFFTCSPKREHLLKEVVDKEAHSTGKRKPLIDLSRTRWAARHDAYSHFYSAFVFIIKALEVMAQGLHTEEYSEDVTSGWEGKYKAEAYGLLSGLQNFGFILTFLTVYQVLSHLAGITVKLQSTSLDIIEAFSMVDEVKSVYKELRETIDDDFNQIYEQAVRMAAQVNVEPTQPRAAGRQKHRENVPAEGVKEYYLRNMTIPFLDHVISEFESRFSPLSVTASRLMGLIPSVQCNSDVTVDISEAVALYQDDLPSPEVIDQELKRWKLKWQVKALHQRPSSCASAIKECDEMMYPNIFKLLKIACTLPVTSCECERSASVLRRLNTFMRSSMGEDRMSSLALIHTHYDMALDLDEAVDLYSKMHPRRLELMSVLMQ; translated from the coding sequence atgtctttcttttgctgtatttatttagtgagtcagcatgtggagggtgagctaccagcagctagtagtagcagcaatgaaacagccttgccaggtaacagtgcagtggaagagcagagagatgcagcagctcctgaagtggctgaggatgtgagagtgagacaggcagcagaatgtgaggtagcccagccgagctctgtacttgacagtgaccttggcttcttcatagatgcaaccaaatctattgaggaaatagcacaggctgtgtgtcagatgtctgatggccaaaagtacaatttggtgaaaaaccacgtcagaccttcgaaacatttcattttcccaactacatttattggtgggtgcaacagggcattcaggtatgattggtttgaggagcatggatggtggctggtttacagcatgaaactcgatggcgctttctgcatatgctgtgctctctttctcaatgccacagagaggaaacagtcaacttcactgataaatgcgcccttcagtaaatggcataagaaaacgaagataattggaagccaccaatcgaaagcaaaccatttagtggcatttgaaagagcaaaactgtttcgacagtcacatgaaaaccccaatacccggatatcagtccgtatggacagtgcaaaggagaccaacatcaaagagaacaggcacattctcaagtgcgttgcagaggctgttctctactgtggccgtcaatgcattgcactgagaggatcagctgagcagcagcattgtagtggcaatcctgggaatttcttggccctattgaaactgctttcaaatcacgatgaaaagctgaagcagcatttggagaaaccaaagctaaaaaatgccacatatctatcacctcaaagccaaaatgaaatgattgatgtaatagggaagcacatgattcaggccaagatcgtggaagaggtcaggcatgctcagatgtacacagtcctagctgatgaggtcacatcccataatgaagagctgatgccaatgtgtgttcgcttcgtggacaaagacttaaatatcagagaggagttgcttgagatttgtactttgccacggatcacaggtcgccacattgcaagcgcgatcaaagatgtgctgagtcatctaagcatagagattgctgactgtcgaggccaggggtacgatggcgccagcaatatgagcagcgaaaatgttggcgttcaagctttgataaaaaaggatgcgcctaaggcagtttatatgcactgcaatgggcattgcttgaaccttgtcattgcacgctcttgtgctcttccagttgtgcgcaacatgattgataagatgaagtacatcgtcatgttcttcacctgcagcccgaagagggaacaccttctcaaggaggttgtagataaggaggcacattctaccggaaagcggaagcccctgattgacctcagccgcacaagatgggcagcacggcatgatgcctacagtcacttctacagtgcctttgtcttcattattaaGGCTCTGGAAGTCATGGCACAGGGTCTCcatacagaggagtacagtgaAGATGTCACCAGTGGATGGGAGGGCAAGTACAAAGCAGAGGCCTATGGTCTCTTGAGTGGGCtacaaaactttggattcatcctCACATTCCTCACCGTATACCAAGTTTTATCCCACCTGGCGGGCATCACGGTGAAACTGCAAAGCACCTCACTCGACATCATCGAGGCATTTAGCATGGTTGATGAGGTGAAGTCTGTCTACAAGGAGCTCCGCGAGACCATCGACGACGACTTCAATCAAATCTACGAACAAGCAGTTAGGATGGCTGCTCAGGTCAACGTGGAACCAACCCAGCCGAGAGCAGCtggaaggcagaaacacagggaaaatgtacccgctgaaggagtgaaggagtACTATCTCCGGAACATGACGATACCCTTCTTAGACCATGTCATTTCAGAGTTTGAGTCCAGATTTAGTCCCCTCTCTGTGACCGCATCAAGGCTCATGGGCCTAATTCCATCTGTCCAGTGCAACTCAGATGTAACGGTggacatctctgaagcagtcgctctgtaccaagatgacttgccatcaccagaggtcattgaccaggagctgaaacggtggaagttgaagtggcaggtcaaagcattacaccaaagaccaagctcatgtgcctcagctatcaaagagtgtgatgagatgatgtatccgaacatcttcaaactcctgaaaattgcatgcaccttgccagtgacctcctgcgaatgtgagaggtctgccagtgttctccggagactcaacacattcatgcggagcagcatgggagaggaccgcatgtcatccttggctctcatccatacccactacgacatggctctggatctggatgaagctgtcgatctatactcaaaaatgcacccaagacgattggagctgatgagcgttctgatgcaatag
- the atxn7l2a gene encoding ataxin-7-like protein 2a isoform X2, whose product MMAVRERAVKVMAALDRRVPSLDDFVGQSWTAWAEWAGVTASEGTDVGDCNKNGKKAAEAMSLSKEDMSIFGLYPGHDDFYLVVCSHCGQVVKPQAFEKHCERRHGPLAKLYARLRSPTPAPPPHQRPHHGHSPSHGTNAASASSWENRGQGAGQPKPAPPPPSPSTPPQYRPAKNPKDGVRHSPLEKSSHSGHTESPVFKQPPPLEPPISSPPPSLRDPPWPHGGTPPGRPPPSDRPSTPNQKKDSPQSSSIPSHRVPRPYNKVASKRECDLDKHCGVLDPDRKKVCTRLLTCNIHSVHQRRKVMGRSKNFNVLVAELKTKVREKGAQSLDGNSSAGRSPSPEAPMEQAGAPHCRRPLASLPAFSRASSVSESNTEEEQQDEWGAPSPLFYGKVSSDESEAEGPEEPNEFPSSAAHPRPLAVCSFGGHALGHGIYTFDRRLHHLRSALSSMLEQHISAHLWKKIPQATDLQSSPSSARSISSSSSSSSSSSSSSSSSSSSLHSKVRTGSHISSSIKTASSISSSSRGPGRLQTAIQSENSGGSVGCLAGGHLLSPGKPVTVRSGGSGRLKNPVGRPSKQTMKLREEAATAAAQRKRKAPSQEGEHSGPDRNCILLQDRGRPPSAASSSSSKTPISSPLTHGQTNGTLSPSGKPRPQPSPSESHSRAAKAVWTYRRTHTPLGHSTPSDPSSTNHNSHSRAGGGDSGLHGQGGGRGFEHQGLVKKRKGGGMEEHSPSSKPSVHRPPSSSSGPSSSSPRSNFYPWKESKGGGLAGGVEKKLGTQKPKLHH is encoded by the exons atgatggcggtgcGTGAACGCGCAGTAAAAGTAATGGCTGCTCTGGATCGGCGGGTGCCTAGCCTCGATGATTTCGTGGGTCAAAGCTGGACTGCCTGGGCCGAATGGGCCGGTGTGACAGCGTCGGAGG GCACCGATGTAGGGGACTGCAACAAGAATGGAAAAAAAGCTGCCGAGGCCATGTCACTTAGTAAGGAGG ACATGTCCATCTTCGGCCTGTACCCCGGCCATGATGACTTCTACCTGGTGGTGTGCAGCCATTGCGGCCAGGTAGTGAAGCCGCAAGCGTTCGAGAAGCACTGTGAGCGACGGCACGGCCCGCTGGCCAAGCTGTACGCCCGACTGCGCTCCCCCACCCCTGCACCGCCACCCCATCAGAGGCCCCACCACGGCCATTCTCCTTCCCATGGGACCAACGCTGCTTCCGCTTCATCCTGGGAGAATCGTGGCCAGGGGGCCGGGCAGCCGAAGCCAGCACCACCCCCACCTTCTCCTTCCACTCCACCGCAGTACAGACCTGCCAAGAACCCCAAGGATGGAGTACG ACATTCCCCGCTGGAGAAGTCCTCCCACAGCGGCCACACAGAGTCACCAGTGTTCAAGCAGCCTCCGCCTCTGGAACCTCCTATAAGCTCCCCCCCGCCATCACTCAGAGACCCGCCCTGGCCACACGGAGGCACCCCGCCTGGTAGGCCTCCTCCCAGTGATAGGCCCTCCACCCCGAATCAGAAGAAGGATTCCCCCCAGTCCTCGTCAATTCCAAGCCACCGGGTACCCAGACCCTACAACAAAGTGGCCTCCA agAGGGAGTGTGACTTGGACAAACACTGCGGCGTCCTTGACCCCGACAGGAAGAAGGTCTGCACCCGCCTCCTGACATGCAAT ATCCACTCCGTCCACCAGCGGAGGAAAGTGATGGGCCGCAGCAAGAACTTTAACGTGCTGGTGGCAGAACTGAAGACCAAGGTCCGGGAAAAAGGGGCCCAATCCCTGGATGGAAACTCCTCCGCTGGACGCTCCCCCAGCCCAGAGGCCCCCATGGAACAGGCGGGGGCCCCACACTGCAGGAGACCCCTGGCCAGCCTCCCTGCTTTCAG TCGGGCATCGTCTGTGTCGGAGAGCAACacggaggaggagcagcaggatgaGTGGGGGGCCCCGTCACCTCTTTTCTATGGAAAAGTCTCCAGTGATgaaagtgaagcagagggaccCGAGGAGCCCAATGAGTTCCCATCTTCTGCTGCACATCCCAGACCTTTAGCG GTATGTTCATTTGGCGGCCATGCTCTGGGTCATGGCATCTACACGTTTGACCGCAGACTCCACCACCTGAGGTCGGCTCTCAGCAGCATGCTGGAGCAGCACATCAGCGCACACCTCTGGAA gaaaataCCTCAAGCCACAGATCTCCAATCTTCACCTTCCTCCGCCCGGAGcatttcctcctcctcgtcgTCCTCCTCGtcgtcctcctcgtcctcctcctcgtcctcctcgtcGTTACATTCTAAGGTCCGCACAGGAAGTCATATCAGCTCCTCAATCAAAACGGCCTCCTCTATCTCCTCCTCCAGTCGAGGTCCAGGAAGACTCCAGACAGCCATACAGTCAGAGAACTCTGGGGGCAGTGTGGGCTGCCTCGCTGGGGGTCACCTGCTGTCTCCGGGTAAGCCTGTGACGGTGCGTTCAGGGGGCTCCGGGCGACTCAAGAACCCTGTAGGGCGTCCCAGCAAGCAGACGATGAAGCTGCGAGAGGAGGCCGCCACCGCTGCTGCCCAGCGCAAACGCAAAGCCCCCTCCCAGGAGGGGGAGCACTCAGGCCCCGACAGGAACTGTATACTCCTCCAGGACCGGGGCCGCCCACCTTCTGCAgcctcatcctcttcttctaaAACCCCCATTTCCTCACCCCTCACACATGGACAGACCAATGGCACACTTTCCCCCAGCGGCAAGCCCCGCCCCCAGCCCTCCCCGTCAGAATCCCATTCACGAGCCGCCAAGGCGGTCTGGACCTACAGACggacacacactcctctggGCCATTCCACACCCTCAGACCCCTCGTCCACCAACCACAACTCCCACAGCAGGGCCGGCGGGGGGGACTCAGGACTACACGGGCAGGGCGGTGGGAGGGGCTTTGAGCACCAGGGGCTTGTGAAGAAACGAAAAGGGGGCGGAATGGAGGAGCACTCGCCCTCCTCCAAACCCTCAGTGCACCGCCCCCCCTCCTCCAGTTCCggcccttcctcctcctctccgcGCTCCAACTTTTATCCCTGGAAGGAAAGCAAAGGGGGGGGGCTGGCTGGGGGCGTGGAGAAGAAACTGGGCACACAGAAG CCAAAACTGCACCATTAA
- the atxn7l2a gene encoding ataxin-7-like protein 2a isoform X1, whose translation MMAVRERAVKVMAALDRRVPSLDDFVGQSWTAWAEWAGVTASEGTDVGDCNKNGKKAAEAMSLSKEDMSIFGLYPGHDDFYLVVCSHCGQVVKPQAFEKHCERRHGPLAKLYARLRSPTPAPPPHQRPHHGHSPSHGTNAASASSWENRGQGAGQPKPAPPPPSPSTPPQYRPAKNPKDGVRHSPLEKSSHSGHTESPVFKQPPPLEPPISSPPPSLRDPPWPHGGTPPGRPPPSDRPSTPNQKKDSPQSSSIPSHRVPRPYNKVASKRECDLDKHCGVLDPDRKKVCTRLLTCNFSRRLRGLISGSSPITFDFDPVRTHDSGKIHSVHQRRKVMGRSKNFNVLVAELKTKVREKGAQSLDGNSSAGRSPSPEAPMEQAGAPHCRRPLASLPAFSRASSVSESNTEEEQQDEWGAPSPLFYGKVSSDESEAEGPEEPNEFPSSAAHPRPLAVCSFGGHALGHGIYTFDRRLHHLRSALSSMLEQHISAHLWKKIPQATDLQSSPSSARSISSSSSSSSSSSSSSSSSSSSLHSKVRTGSHISSSIKTASSISSSSRGPGRLQTAIQSENSGGSVGCLAGGHLLSPGKPVTVRSGGSGRLKNPVGRPSKQTMKLREEAATAAAQRKRKAPSQEGEHSGPDRNCILLQDRGRPPSAASSSSSKTPISSPLTHGQTNGTLSPSGKPRPQPSPSESHSRAAKAVWTYRRTHTPLGHSTPSDPSSTNHNSHSRAGGGDSGLHGQGGGRGFEHQGLVKKRKGGGMEEHSPSSKPSVHRPPSSSSGPSSSSPRSNFYPWKESKGGGLAGGVEKKLGTQKPKLHH comes from the exons atgatggcggtgcGTGAACGCGCAGTAAAAGTAATGGCTGCTCTGGATCGGCGGGTGCCTAGCCTCGATGATTTCGTGGGTCAAAGCTGGACTGCCTGGGCCGAATGGGCCGGTGTGACAGCGTCGGAGG GCACCGATGTAGGGGACTGCAACAAGAATGGAAAAAAAGCTGCCGAGGCCATGTCACTTAGTAAGGAGG ACATGTCCATCTTCGGCCTGTACCCCGGCCATGATGACTTCTACCTGGTGGTGTGCAGCCATTGCGGCCAGGTAGTGAAGCCGCAAGCGTTCGAGAAGCACTGTGAGCGACGGCACGGCCCGCTGGCCAAGCTGTACGCCCGACTGCGCTCCCCCACCCCTGCACCGCCACCCCATCAGAGGCCCCACCACGGCCATTCTCCTTCCCATGGGACCAACGCTGCTTCCGCTTCATCCTGGGAGAATCGTGGCCAGGGGGCCGGGCAGCCGAAGCCAGCACCACCCCCACCTTCTCCTTCCACTCCACCGCAGTACAGACCTGCCAAGAACCCCAAGGATGGAGTACG ACATTCCCCGCTGGAGAAGTCCTCCCACAGCGGCCACACAGAGTCACCAGTGTTCAAGCAGCCTCCGCCTCTGGAACCTCCTATAAGCTCCCCCCCGCCATCACTCAGAGACCCGCCCTGGCCACACGGAGGCACCCCGCCTGGTAGGCCTCCTCCCAGTGATAGGCCCTCCACCCCGAATCAGAAGAAGGATTCCCCCCAGTCCTCGTCAATTCCAAGCCACCGGGTACCCAGACCCTACAACAAAGTGGCCTCCA agAGGGAGTGTGACTTGGACAAACACTGCGGCGTCCTTGACCCCGACAGGAAGAAGGTCTGCACCCGCCTCCTGACATGCAAT TTCAGTAGAAGGTTGAGAGGATTAATTTCAGGATCCAGTCCTATCACCTTTGATTTTGACCCAGTCCGTACACATGACAGTGGAAAA ATCCACTCCGTCCACCAGCGGAGGAAAGTGATGGGCCGCAGCAAGAACTTTAACGTGCTGGTGGCAGAACTGAAGACCAAGGTCCGGGAAAAAGGGGCCCAATCCCTGGATGGAAACTCCTCCGCTGGACGCTCCCCCAGCCCAGAGGCCCCCATGGAACAGGCGGGGGCCCCACACTGCAGGAGACCCCTGGCCAGCCTCCCTGCTTTCAG TCGGGCATCGTCTGTGTCGGAGAGCAACacggaggaggagcagcaggatgaGTGGGGGGCCCCGTCACCTCTTTTCTATGGAAAAGTCTCCAGTGATgaaagtgaagcagagggaccCGAGGAGCCCAATGAGTTCCCATCTTCTGCTGCACATCCCAGACCTTTAGCG GTATGTTCATTTGGCGGCCATGCTCTGGGTCATGGCATCTACACGTTTGACCGCAGACTCCACCACCTGAGGTCGGCTCTCAGCAGCATGCTGGAGCAGCACATCAGCGCACACCTCTGGAA gaaaataCCTCAAGCCACAGATCTCCAATCTTCACCTTCCTCCGCCCGGAGcatttcctcctcctcgtcgTCCTCCTCGtcgtcctcctcgtcctcctcctcgtcctcctcgtcGTTACATTCTAAGGTCCGCACAGGAAGTCATATCAGCTCCTCAATCAAAACGGCCTCCTCTATCTCCTCCTCCAGTCGAGGTCCAGGAAGACTCCAGACAGCCATACAGTCAGAGAACTCTGGGGGCAGTGTGGGCTGCCTCGCTGGGGGTCACCTGCTGTCTCCGGGTAAGCCTGTGACGGTGCGTTCAGGGGGCTCCGGGCGACTCAAGAACCCTGTAGGGCGTCCCAGCAAGCAGACGATGAAGCTGCGAGAGGAGGCCGCCACCGCTGCTGCCCAGCGCAAACGCAAAGCCCCCTCCCAGGAGGGGGAGCACTCAGGCCCCGACAGGAACTGTATACTCCTCCAGGACCGGGGCCGCCCACCTTCTGCAgcctcatcctcttcttctaaAACCCCCATTTCCTCACCCCTCACACATGGACAGACCAATGGCACACTTTCCCCCAGCGGCAAGCCCCGCCCCCAGCCCTCCCCGTCAGAATCCCATTCACGAGCCGCCAAGGCGGTCTGGACCTACAGACggacacacactcctctggGCCATTCCACACCCTCAGACCCCTCGTCCACCAACCACAACTCCCACAGCAGGGCCGGCGGGGGGGACTCAGGACTACACGGGCAGGGCGGTGGGAGGGGCTTTGAGCACCAGGGGCTTGTGAAGAAACGAAAAGGGGGCGGAATGGAGGAGCACTCGCCCTCCTCCAAACCCTCAGTGCACCGCCCCCCCTCCTCCAGTTCCggcccttcctcctcctctccgcGCTCCAACTTTTATCCCTGGAAGGAAAGCAAAGGGGGGGGGCTGGCTGGGGGCGTGGAGAAGAAACTGGGCACACAGAAG CCAAAACTGCACCATTAA
- the atxn7l2a gene encoding ataxin-7-like protein 2a isoform X3, with the protein MSLSKEDMSIFGLYPGHDDFYLVVCSHCGQVVKPQAFEKHCERRHGPLAKLYARLRSPTPAPPPHQRPHHGHSPSHGTNAASASSWENRGQGAGQPKPAPPPPSPSTPPQYRPAKNPKDGVRHSPLEKSSHSGHTESPVFKQPPPLEPPISSPPPSLRDPPWPHGGTPPGRPPPSDRPSTPNQKKDSPQSSSIPSHRVPRPYNKVASKRECDLDKHCGVLDPDRKKVCTRLLTCNFSRRLRGLISGSSPITFDFDPVRTHDSGKIHSVHQRRKVMGRSKNFNVLVAELKTKVREKGAQSLDGNSSAGRSPSPEAPMEQAGAPHCRRPLASLPAFSRASSVSESNTEEEQQDEWGAPSPLFYGKVSSDESEAEGPEEPNEFPSSAAHPRPLAVCSFGGHALGHGIYTFDRRLHHLRSALSSMLEQHISAHLWKKIPQATDLQSSPSSARSISSSSSSSSSSSSSSSSSSSSLHSKVRTGSHISSSIKTASSISSSSRGPGRLQTAIQSENSGGSVGCLAGGHLLSPGKPVTVRSGGSGRLKNPVGRPSKQTMKLREEAATAAAQRKRKAPSQEGEHSGPDRNCILLQDRGRPPSAASSSSSKTPISSPLTHGQTNGTLSPSGKPRPQPSPSESHSRAAKAVWTYRRTHTPLGHSTPSDPSSTNHNSHSRAGGGDSGLHGQGGGRGFEHQGLVKKRKGGGMEEHSPSSKPSVHRPPSSSSGPSSSSPRSNFYPWKESKGGGLAGGVEKKLGTQKPKLHH; encoded by the exons ATGTCACTTAGTAAGGAGG ACATGTCCATCTTCGGCCTGTACCCCGGCCATGATGACTTCTACCTGGTGGTGTGCAGCCATTGCGGCCAGGTAGTGAAGCCGCAAGCGTTCGAGAAGCACTGTGAGCGACGGCACGGCCCGCTGGCCAAGCTGTACGCCCGACTGCGCTCCCCCACCCCTGCACCGCCACCCCATCAGAGGCCCCACCACGGCCATTCTCCTTCCCATGGGACCAACGCTGCTTCCGCTTCATCCTGGGAGAATCGTGGCCAGGGGGCCGGGCAGCCGAAGCCAGCACCACCCCCACCTTCTCCTTCCACTCCACCGCAGTACAGACCTGCCAAGAACCCCAAGGATGGAGTACG ACATTCCCCGCTGGAGAAGTCCTCCCACAGCGGCCACACAGAGTCACCAGTGTTCAAGCAGCCTCCGCCTCTGGAACCTCCTATAAGCTCCCCCCCGCCATCACTCAGAGACCCGCCCTGGCCACACGGAGGCACCCCGCCTGGTAGGCCTCCTCCCAGTGATAGGCCCTCCACCCCGAATCAGAAGAAGGATTCCCCCCAGTCCTCGTCAATTCCAAGCCACCGGGTACCCAGACCCTACAACAAAGTGGCCTCCA agAGGGAGTGTGACTTGGACAAACACTGCGGCGTCCTTGACCCCGACAGGAAGAAGGTCTGCACCCGCCTCCTGACATGCAAT TTCAGTAGAAGGTTGAGAGGATTAATTTCAGGATCCAGTCCTATCACCTTTGATTTTGACCCAGTCCGTACACATGACAGTGGAAAA ATCCACTCCGTCCACCAGCGGAGGAAAGTGATGGGCCGCAGCAAGAACTTTAACGTGCTGGTGGCAGAACTGAAGACCAAGGTCCGGGAAAAAGGGGCCCAATCCCTGGATGGAAACTCCTCCGCTGGACGCTCCCCCAGCCCAGAGGCCCCCATGGAACAGGCGGGGGCCCCACACTGCAGGAGACCCCTGGCCAGCCTCCCTGCTTTCAG TCGGGCATCGTCTGTGTCGGAGAGCAACacggaggaggagcagcaggatgaGTGGGGGGCCCCGTCACCTCTTTTCTATGGAAAAGTCTCCAGTGATgaaagtgaagcagagggaccCGAGGAGCCCAATGAGTTCCCATCTTCTGCTGCACATCCCAGACCTTTAGCG GTATGTTCATTTGGCGGCCATGCTCTGGGTCATGGCATCTACACGTTTGACCGCAGACTCCACCACCTGAGGTCGGCTCTCAGCAGCATGCTGGAGCAGCACATCAGCGCACACCTCTGGAA gaaaataCCTCAAGCCACAGATCTCCAATCTTCACCTTCCTCCGCCCGGAGcatttcctcctcctcgtcgTCCTCCTCGtcgtcctcctcgtcctcctcctcgtcctcctcgtcGTTACATTCTAAGGTCCGCACAGGAAGTCATATCAGCTCCTCAATCAAAACGGCCTCCTCTATCTCCTCCTCCAGTCGAGGTCCAGGAAGACTCCAGACAGCCATACAGTCAGAGAACTCTGGGGGCAGTGTGGGCTGCCTCGCTGGGGGTCACCTGCTGTCTCCGGGTAAGCCTGTGACGGTGCGTTCAGGGGGCTCCGGGCGACTCAAGAACCCTGTAGGGCGTCCCAGCAAGCAGACGATGAAGCTGCGAGAGGAGGCCGCCACCGCTGCTGCCCAGCGCAAACGCAAAGCCCCCTCCCAGGAGGGGGAGCACTCAGGCCCCGACAGGAACTGTATACTCCTCCAGGACCGGGGCCGCCCACCTTCTGCAgcctcatcctcttcttctaaAACCCCCATTTCCTCACCCCTCACACATGGACAGACCAATGGCACACTTTCCCCCAGCGGCAAGCCCCGCCCCCAGCCCTCCCCGTCAGAATCCCATTCACGAGCCGCCAAGGCGGTCTGGACCTACAGACggacacacactcctctggGCCATTCCACACCCTCAGACCCCTCGTCCACCAACCACAACTCCCACAGCAGGGCCGGCGGGGGGGACTCAGGACTACACGGGCAGGGCGGTGGGAGGGGCTTTGAGCACCAGGGGCTTGTGAAGAAACGAAAAGGGGGCGGAATGGAGGAGCACTCGCCCTCCTCCAAACCCTCAGTGCACCGCCCCCCCTCCTCCAGTTCCggcccttcctcctcctctccgcGCTCCAACTTTTATCCCTGGAAGGAAAGCAAAGGGGGGGGGCTGGCTGGGGGCGTGGAGAAGAAACTGGGCACACAGAAG CCAAAACTGCACCATTAA